The proteins below are encoded in one region of Clostridium fermenticellae:
- a CDS encoding glycosyltransferase family 2 protein, producing MEKNILISLCMIVKDEENFIDSCLKSAKDLADEIIIVDTGSTDKTRKICEKYKAKIFYLPWKDNFAEARNYGISKANGKWILWLDADEEIIIKNKNKFYQTLMDEKGYIYLVPIINYYGDFPIDINRSYLFSSYRLFRNHRDIKFTGKIHEHLTMNYSGEIYSEKALPYIEINHYGYLDSIIRKKEKITRNLKILENEKTEPNYSPWIDYHIASEYYSLKKYTKALYEINLSIIGFLKNYKLPPSLLYKLKYDILINTENYNEAKFGIEKAIKLYPDYVDLYFYKGIILFKENSFKEAILVFNQCIKLGEGNSKYLILSGAGSYLSWYFIGCCYKEINDYKKADDAFKNVLAIYPNCIKAQRELSRITKKSN from the coding sequence TTGGAAAAGAATATATTAATTTCCCTTTGTATGATTGTAAAAGATGAAGAAAATTTTATAGATTCATGCCTTAAGAGTGCCAAAGACCTTGCAGACGAAATAATAATTGTAGATACTGGTTCAACTGATAAAACAAGAAAAATATGTGAAAAATATAAAGCAAAAATTTTTTATTTACCCTGGAAAGACAATTTTGCTGAAGCAAGGAATTATGGAATTTCTAAAGCAAATGGCAAATGGATTTTATGGCTCGATGCTGATGAAGAAATAATTATAAAAAATAAAAATAAATTTTATCAAACACTCATGGATGAAAAGGGATATATCTATCTAGTACCAATTATAAATTATTATGGAGATTTTCCAATTGATATAAATAGATCCTATTTATTCTCATCATATAGATTATTTCGTAATCATAGAGATATTAAATTTACTGGTAAAATTCATGAACATCTTACTATGAATTATTCAGGTGAAATATATTCAGAAAAAGCACTGCCATATATTGAAATTAATCATTATGGGTATCTAGATTCTATAATTCGAAAAAAAGAAAAAATTACAAGGAACTTGAAAATACTTGAAAATGAAAAGACAGAACCAAATTATAGTCCATGGATTGATTATCATATAGCAAGTGAATATTATAGTTTAAAAAAATACACTAAAGCTCTTTATGAGATAAATCTATCAATAATAGGCTTTTTAAAAAATTACAAACTTCCGCCATCTCTACTTTACAAATTAAAATATGATATTCTAATAAATACTGAAAATTACAATGAAGCAAAATTCGGTATTGAAAAAGCTATCAAATTATATCCTGATTATGTGGATCTTTATTTTTATAAAGGTATAATTTTATTCAAAGAAAATTCATTTAAAGAAGCTATTTTAGTATTCAATCAATGTATTAAACTTGGCGAGGGAAACTCAAAATATCTTATTTTATCAGGTGCCGGAAGCTATTTATCATGGTATTTTATTGGATGCTGCTATAAAGAAATTAATGATTACAAAAAAGCTGATGATGCATTTAAAAATGTATTAGCTATATATCCAAATTGTATAAAAGCACAAAGAGAATTATCAAGAATAACTAAAAAATCAAATTAG
- a CDS encoding tetratricopeptide repeat-containing glycosyltransferase family 2 protein, which translates to MITISLCMIVKNEENVLERCLDSVLDIVDEINIIDTGSTDNTKVIARKYTNRLFDFKWVDDFSAARNESFKKATKDYILWMDADDVVSYKDRKKFLDIKQHLDNSVDVVSMNYNLAFDEYGNVVFSSRRNRLVKREKNFCWIGEVHEYLNVYGKIEASDISITHKSVYHDSDRNLSIYQKLLKEGKKFSPRDNYYFANELFDHKMYTKAAVIYEQFLLDNKGWVEDNISSCSKLADCYHELGYRDKELNSILRSFKYDYPRPEFCCRLGYYFLEKNNFNAAILWYKLAADPSKLVVNSGFSQPTFSTWLPHLQLCVCYYKIGNNKLAYLHNEVARQYRPNDKNILSNKEFFESILEK; encoded by the coding sequence ATGATAACAATTAGTCTTTGTATGATTGTTAAAAATGAAGAAAATGTGTTAGAAAGATGTCTTGATTCTGTATTAGATATAGTTGATGAAATAAATATAATAGATACAGGGTCTACTGATAACACTAAAGTTATTGCTAGAAAATATACGAATAGATTATTTGATTTTAAGTGGGTAGATGATTTTTCAGCTGCACGTAATGAATCTTTTAAGAAGGCTACTAAGGATTATATACTATGGATGGATGCTGATGATGTTGTATCTTACAAGGACCGTAAAAAGTTTTTAGATATAAAACAACATTTAGATAATTCTGTTGATGTAGTTAGTATGAATTATAACCTTGCTTTTGATGAATATGGAAATGTTGTATTTAGCTCACGTCGTAATAGACTTGTGAAAAGAGAAAAAAATTTTTGCTGGATAGGGGAAGTTCATGAATATTTAAATGTATATGGGAAGATAGAGGCTAGTGATATATCTATTACACATAAAAGTGTTTATCATGATAGTGATAGAAATCTTAGTATATATCAAAAACTTTTAAAAGAGGGAAAAAAATTTTCGCCTAGAGATAATTACTACTTTGCAAATGAATTGTTTGACCATAAAATGTATACTAAAGCAGCTGTAATATATGAGCAATTTCTTCTAGATAATAAAGGTTGGGTTGAGGATAATATCTCTAGTTGTAGTAAGTTAGCAGATTGTTACCATGAGCTTGGATACAGGGATAAGGAGTTAAATTCTATACTGCGTTCATTTAAATACGATTATCCTCGTCCAGAATTTTGTTGTAGGCTCGGTTATTATTTTTTAGAAAAAAATAATTTTAATGCTGCTATCTTATGGTATAAATTAGCAGCAGATCCCTCTAAGTTAGTAGTAAATAGTGGTTTTTCGCAGCCAACATTTTCTACATGGCTTCCTCATTTACAACTTTGTGTATGCTATTATAAGATAGGTAATAATAAATTAGCATATCTTCATAATGAAGTTGCCAGACAGTATAGACCTAATGATAAGAATATTTTATCAAATAAAGAATTCTTCGAATCTATATTAGAAAAATAG
- a CDS encoding protein kinase family protein, protein MAINDRNEKCVIKQLKKDMLYSTRKKLFYEEKILRTLNNPHFPKFISNFKDHDRKGYILEYIEGEVFENLLAIDNYKFSKKEIYKVARQLLSLINILHQNGIVHRDIRLPNVILKKNSDIALIDFGLARIIDNKEYVKTTDYWFMGDFLIHLYYSSYEVTNKKENPWYEELDLNLEEKIFLKKLMNLSGSYKNAYEIKKQLDKIENC, encoded by the coding sequence ATGGCAATAAATGATAGAAATGAAAAATGTGTCATAAAGCAACTAAAAAAAGATATGCTTTATAGCACAAGAAAAAAATTATTTTATGAAGAAAAAATATTGAGGACTTTAAACAACCCACACTTTCCAAAATTTATATCAAATTTTAAAGATCACGATAGAAAAGGATATATACTAGAATATATTGAAGGGGAAGTATTTGAAAACCTGTTAGCCATAGATAATTATAAATTCAGTAAAAAAGAAATTTACAAAGTAGCAAGGCAACTTTTATCATTAATTAATATATTGCATCAAAATGGCATAGTGCATCGTGATATTAGACTTCCAAATGTAATATTAAAAAAAAATAGTGATATAGCATTGATAGATTTTGGACTTGCTAGAATTATTGATAATAAGGAATATGTTAAAACAACAGATTATTGGTTCATGGGCGATTTTTTAATCCACCTTTACTACTCATCATACGAAGTAACCAATAAAAAAGAAAACCCGTGGTACGAAGAACTTGATTTAAATTTAGAAGAAAAAATTTTCCTAAAAAAACTAATGAATCTAAGTGGAAGCTATAAAAATGCTTATGAAATAAAAAAACAGCTCGATAAAATAGAAAATTGTTAG
- a CDS encoding MFS transporter, with translation MNNTIKKENFVLTKSLILLMAIACGVCVANLYYVQPLESQIVHTFNISQNLGGLAATVTQVGYALGLLFLVPLGDMSERKSLILRMLGLIIIFLIFTSFSPNYPLMLISMFIVGLTTIVPQIILPYAAHLAPVGEQGKIIGYIMSGLLIGILLSRTFSGILGSIFNWRIVYILAALLIAILFVFISKFFPKEEPTEKIFYTKILKSIPELVKNQPTLRESALNGFFLFGSFSIFWTSLIFLLETPIYNMGTKQAGLFGLLGIAGILIAPLVGKICDKKSPKFAVGIATVLSTVAYICFFIFGYNLYGLILGVIILDLGTQCGQVSNQARVQNLGDKTRSRNNTIFMFSYFVGGASGSFLGTLCWQYFRWYGVCTIGLIFQILALITHFIIYRKQKIQHV, from the coding sequence TTGAACAATACTATAAAAAAAGAAAATTTCGTTTTAACAAAATCGCTGATATTACTTATGGCAATTGCTTGTGGAGTTTGTGTTGCCAACTTATACTATGTTCAACCACTAGAATCGCAGATTGTACATACATTTAATATTTCACAAAATTTAGGTGGATTAGCCGCCACTGTAACACAAGTAGGTTATGCTTTAGGTCTTCTGTTTTTAGTGCCGCTTGGTGATATGTCTGAAAGAAAATCACTAATTTTACGTATGCTTGGTTTAATAATTATATTTTTAATTTTCACATCATTTTCACCAAATTATCCTTTAATGCTTATATCAATGTTTATAGTAGGACTTACAACTATAGTACCACAAATTATTTTACCGTATGCAGCACATCTGGCTCCAGTCGGTGAACAAGGTAAAATAATAGGATATATAATGAGTGGACTTCTTATAGGAATTTTACTTTCACGTACATTCAGTGGCATTTTGGGTTCTATTTTTAACTGGAGAATTGTTTATATTTTAGCAGCCTTATTAATTGCCATATTATTTGTTTTTATATCAAAGTTTTTTCCTAAGGAAGAACCAACTGAAAAGATATTCTATACAAAAATTTTAAAGTCAATACCAGAATTAGTAAAAAATCAGCCTACTTTAAGAGAATCGGCACTTAATGGATTTTTCTTGTTTGGTTCCTTTAGTATATTTTGGACGTCACTTATCTTTTTACTTGAAACACCAATATACAACATGGGTACAAAACAAGCCGGTTTATTTGGACTTTTAGGTATAGCTGGAATATTAATAGCCCCATTAGTTGGTAAGATCTGTGATAAAAAAAGTCCAAAATTCGCAGTTGGAATTGCAACAGTACTCTCTACAGTCGCATATATATGTTTTTTTATCTTCGGATATAATCTATATGGATTAATATTAGGTGTAATAATTTTAGATCTTGGCACCCAATGCGGGCAAGTATCAAATCAAGCCAGAGTTCAAAATTTGGGTGATAAAACCAGAAGCCGCAATAATACAATATTTATGTTCTCTTATTTTGTCGGTGGTGCATCAGGATCATTTCTAGGTACCCTCTGCTGGCAGTATTTCAGATGGTACGGTGTTTGTACAATCGGGCTTATATTTCAAATATTAGCTCTTATAACACATTTTATAATTTATAGGAAACAGAAAATTCAACATGTTTAA
- a CDS encoding MarR family winged helix-turn-helix transcriptional regulator — MDKNYIIKKIPRKLLNIINNFNESDKKARDFGTDEMLHLSEIHLIEFIGDNEKLSVSEIARRKNITKAAVSKTLVRLEDKKLIIKDINPDNRTQIIISLTRKGWTAYCEHKKYHENINKIIFSCVNNNSKEDINAIYNFLDQLENLL, encoded by the coding sequence ATGGATAAAAATTATATAATAAAAAAAATACCGAGAAAATTATTAAACATAATAAATAACTTCAACGAAAGTGACAAAAAAGCTAGAGATTTTGGTACTGATGAGATGCTGCATCTATCTGAAATTCATCTTATAGAATTCATAGGTGATAATGAAAAACTATCAGTATCAGAGATAGCTCGTAGAAAAAATATTACAAAAGCTGCTGTTTCAAAAACACTTGTACGATTGGAGGATAAAAAACTTATTATAAAAGACATAAACCCGGATAACAGAACACAGATAATCATTTCATTAACCAGGAAGGGATGGACAGCATATTGCGAACATAAGAAATATCATGAGAATATTAATAAAATTATATTTTCATGTGTAAACAATAATTCAAAGGAAGATATAAATGCCATTTATAATTTTTTAGATCAACTTGAAAATCTTCTTTAG
- a CDS encoding cell wall-binding repeat-containing protein, producing MCLLYKKILIIIYTFVFIMSGLLVSGVRADSSLKIQRIWGSDRYITSSYVVEKGWESSNYAVLVNGENFPDALIASSLAKKFNAPILLTQSNSLSQNALFELNRLGTKDVFIVGGKAVISEDIEKYINMLGINTTRYSGIDRDETSVKVAGKIGTQNGIFIVSDDDFMDMISISPIAANLNMPIILVYNNEIPFSVQNFISDKYIPMTYVIGDKEVISDSVLDKFPNVKRITGNGAYERNANIINAFSNKLDFSSIFLAYSKEFSNVLSATSLAAISGNPIVLVGDTISCNAKKVIRSNHIENLNVLASDTMISESTVNEFINLINGSD from the coding sequence GTGTGTTTATTGTATAAAAAGATATTAATTATTATTTACACATTTGTGTTTATAATGAGTGGATTATTAGTATCTGGTGTTAGAGCGGATTCTTCTTTAAAGATTCAGAGAATATGGGGAAGTGATAGGTATATTACGTCTTCATATGTAGTAGAAAAAGGATGGGAAAGTTCAAATTATGCTGTATTAGTAAATGGAGAAAATTTCCCGGATGCATTAATTGCCTCGAGTTTAGCTAAAAAATTTAATGCACCTATTCTGCTTACTCAGAGTAATTCACTTAGTCAGAATGCTTTATTTGAACTCAATAGACTTGGCACGAAGGATGTTTTTATAGTTGGCGGAAAGGCGGTTATAAGTGAAGATATTGAAAAATATATAAATATGCTGGGAATAAATACTACACGATATAGTGGAATAGATAGAGATGAAACATCTGTTAAGGTTGCAGGAAAAATTGGAACACAAAATGGTATATTTATAGTATCCGATGATGATTTTATGGATATGATCTCCATATCACCAATTGCCGCAAATTTGAATATGCCGATTATACTTGTTTATAATAATGAAATTCCATTTTCAGTTCAAAATTTTATATCTGATAAATATATTCCTATGACATATGTAATAGGAGATAAAGAGGTAATTAGTGACAGTGTTTTGGATAAGTTTCCTAATGTCAAAAGAATAACTGGTAATGGTGCTTATGAGAGAAATGCCAATATAATAAATGCTTTTTCTAATAAATTAGATTTTAGTAGTATATTTTTAGCATACTCTAAGGAATTTTCAAATGTACTAAGTGCAACTTCTCTTGCTGCAATCAGTGGGAATCCTATAGTTTTAGTTGGAGATACTATTTCGTGTAATGCGAAAAAGGTCATTAGATCTAACCATATTGAAAATTTAAATGTATTGGCTAGTGATACAATGATAAGTGAATCTACAGTAAATGAATTTATCAATCTAATCAATGGCAGTGATTAG
- a CDS encoding nucleoside deaminase, translating into MTENYENKGYDEKDFMFEAIVEAKKSMENLEVPVGAVIVKDGNIIARAHNLKERLKDSTAHAEIIVIRKASEYLNNWRLTDCSMYVTLEPCPMCAGAILQSRINKLYIGTFDQESGACGSVINILQNDNLNHWTDIKWCHDERCSDILKSFFKSKRYRACK; encoded by the coding sequence TTGACTGAAAACTATGAAAATAAAGGCTATGATGAGAAGGATTTTATGTTTGAGGCAATAGTTGAAGCGAAAAAGTCAATGGAGAATTTAGAAGTTCCAGTAGGGGCAGTTATAGTTAAGGATGGAAATATAATAGCTAGAGCACATAATTTAAAAGAAAGGCTTAAGGATTCTACTGCCCATGCAGAAATTATTGTGATAAGAAAGGCATCAGAATATTTAAACAATTGGAGACTTACGGATTGCAGTATGTATGTTACACTGGAACCGTGTCCAATGTGTGCAGGTGCAATACTTCAATCGAGAATAAATAAGCTTTATATAGGGACATTTGACCAGGAATCTGGAGCATGTGGGTCTGTTATAAATATACTTCAAAATGATAATTTGAATCACTGGACAGATATAAAATGGTGTCATGATGAAAGGTGCAGCGATATTTTAAAAAGCTTTTTTAAGTCTAAAAGATATAGGGCTTGTAAATGA
- a CDS encoding phosphomannomutase/phosphoglucomutase has translation MIDKLMKLQNGTDIRGISIDYKDKKANLTLEAVKSISYGFIKWLEKKIDKNSGTFKIAVGMDSRLSGPKIKDCIIKEFESLGCTVYDCEICTTPAMFMTTILKGYDCDGAIMVTASHLPYYYNGMKFFTKDGGCEKQDITDIISKASNCNGEYIGDKGSVHKVDFISEYSMLMVDIIRKGVSSGKNYEKPLSGFKIVVDAGNGAGGFFAKKVLEVLGADTSKSQFIEPDGRFPNHVPNPESKEAMDSIKIAVLKSQADLGIIFDADVDRAAIVDSSGTEINRNSLIALISSIILEEHPGTTIVTDSVTSTGLSDFISELGGIHHRFKRGYKNVINEGKRLNAQGNECYLAIETSGHAALKENYFLDDGAYLVSKIIIKMARLNSEGKNIHSLIEKLKVPVEGLEYRIKIKSDDFQEIGKSVLHDLEDYIGKVNGWNIVPNNYEGIRVNCDKLNGDGWFLLRKSLHEPVLVLNVESDLNGGIRTIVNKLKPFLINYKELECDL, from the coding sequence ATGATAGATAAGTTAATGAAATTACAAAATGGAACAGATATAAGAGGAATTTCAATTGATTATAAGGATAAAAAGGCAAATTTAACTCTTGAAGCCGTGAAATCAATAAGTTATGGATTTATAAAATGGTTAGAAAAAAAGATTGATAAAAATTCAGGCACTTTTAAGATAGCTGTTGGTATGGATTCAAGATTGTCAGGTCCTAAAATAAAGGATTGTATAATTAAGGAGTTTGAGAGCTTAGGGTGTACTGTTTATGATTGTGAAATATGCACTACCCCAGCAATGTTTATGACAACCATTTTAAAGGGGTATGATTGCGACGGAGCCATAATGGTAACAGCGAGTCACCTTCCTTATTATTATAATGGAATGAAGTTTTTTACTAAGGATGGCGGATGTGAGAAACAGGATATAACAGATATTATATCTAAAGCTTCAAATTGTAATGGTGAATATATTGGAGATAAAGGCAGTGTACATAAAGTAGATTTTATTTCCGAATATTCAATGCTTATGGTTGATATAATTAGAAAAGGTGTGTCATCAGGCAAAAATTATGAAAAACCTTTGTCGGGTTTTAAAATTGTAGTAGATGCTGGAAATGGTGCAGGAGGTTTTTTTGCTAAGAAGGTTCTGGAAGTATTGGGAGCGGATACTTCTAAAAGTCAGTTTATAGAACCAGATGGAAGGTTTCCAAACCATGTTCCAAATCCAGAATCTAAAGAAGCTATGGATTCAATTAAAATTGCAGTGCTTAAAAGTCAAGCTGATCTTGGAATAATATTTGATGCAGATGTGGATAGAGCCGCTATAGTTGATTCGAGTGGTACTGAAATAAATAGAAATTCACTTATAGCATTGATTTCATCGATAATTTTAGAAGAACATCCTGGTACAACAATAGTTACAGACTCTGTAACCTCAACGGGTCTTAGTGATTTTATTTCTGAACTTGGAGGTATACACCACAGATTTAAAAGAGGATATAAGAATGTTATAAATGAAGGGAAAAGACTTAATGCTCAAGGTAATGAATGTTATCTTGCTATTGAAACATCAGGCCATGCCGCATTAAAAGAAAATTACTTTTTAGATGACGGGGCATACCTGGTATCTAAAATAATCATAAAGATGGCAAGGCTAAATTCTGAAGGCAAAAATATACACAGTCTTATAGAAAAATTAAAAGTGCCGGTTGAAGGATTAGAATATAGGATAAAAATAAAAAGTGATGATTTTCAGGAAATTGGTAAGAGCGTCCTGCATGATTTGGAGGATTATATTGGGAAAGTAAATGGATGGAATATAGTTCCGAATAACTATGAGGGAATTAGAGTAAATTGTGATAAATTAAATGGTGACGGGTGGTTTTTACTTAGGAAGTCATTACATGAACCTGTTTTGGTACTTAATGTTGAGTCAGATTTAAATGGTGGAATTAGAACTATTGTAAATAAACTCAAACCATTTCTAATTAATTATAAAGAACTTGAATGTGACTTATAA
- the dnaX gene encoding DNA polymerase III subunit gamma/tau, whose product MAYTALYREWRPKRFDEVVGQEHITRTLKNQVKNNRIAHAYLFSGTRGTGKTSTAKIFAKAVNCTNIKDGEPCNECEMCRKINDGLSIDVIEMDAASKRKLEDIKDVIENVKYPPQEGKYKVYIMDEVHMLTQEAVNAFLKTLEEPPSNVIFILATTDPQKLPVTIISRCQRFDFRRIKNNDVFKRLRRIVDEKGVFADDKSLNTIARMCDGAMRDALSILDEAISMGGGKVEYENIVNMLGLVTNEHLIELMDNIIEKDIESSMKVVDDVVLSGKDIYGFIREVIIHLRNLLMVKVSQNPEETLDMSEENINLLKEQAPKIMVEEIMRDIRILQDAEEQSKWAKQSRIFLELAVIKMCRIEYDTSKEVILARLNKIEDMVKNRGTVLQSQSTPKESVNKRKTEENSIRKEKPEESKSVILEENSNSKLTLGDVKKSWKDILETFKSRRHMVLFAALTTGEIVNCKNGIITIKYGKDYAFNKKRLEKSENKKIVEDIFSEIFKERVYIKYQIENDTVLDTEKSQEKMLKDTFGDSVFKVIDE is encoded by the coding sequence TTGGCTTATACGGCTTTGTACAGAGAGTGGCGTCCTAAAAGATTTGATGAGGTAGTTGGTCAGGAACATATAACCAGGACTTTAAAGAATCAAGTGAAAAACAATAGAATAGCACATGCATATCTATTTTCAGGTACAAGAGGTACTGGAAAAACTTCTACTGCAAAAATATTTGCTAAAGCTGTGAACTGCACAAATATTAAAGATGGTGAGCCATGTAATGAATGTGAAATGTGCAGAAAAATAAATGATGGCCTTTCTATAGACGTTATAGAAATGGATGCAGCTTCTAAAAGAAAACTTGAAGATATAAAGGATGTAATAGAAAATGTAAAGTATCCACCTCAGGAGGGCAAATATAAAGTATACATAATGGATGAAGTACATATGTTAACTCAAGAAGCTGTTAATGCCTTTTTAAAAACTTTAGAAGAACCACCTTCAAATGTTATATTCATATTGGCTACTACTGATCCTCAAAAACTACCGGTAACTATAATTTCTAGGTGTCAGAGGTTTGATTTTAGAAGGATAAAGAATAATGATGTATTCAAAAGACTAAGAAGGATAGTAGATGAAAAAGGTGTATTTGCTGATGATAAGAGTTTGAATACAATAGCTAGAATGTGTGATGGTGCCATGAGGGACGCTTTAAGTATATTGGATGAAGCTATATCAATGGGTGGAGGAAAAGTTGAATATGAAAATATAGTAAACATGCTTGGACTTGTAACGAATGAACATCTTATAGAGCTTATGGATAATATAATAGAAAAGGATATAGAAAGTTCTATGAAGGTAGTGGATGATGTAGTATTAAGTGGCAAAGATATTTATGGATTTATAAGAGAGGTTATAATCCATCTTAGAAATTTATTAATGGTAAAAGTATCTCAAAATCCCGAAGAGACACTTGACATGTCTGAGGAAAATATAAATCTTTTAAAAGAACAGGCACCTAAAATTATGGTTGAAGAAATCATGAGAGACATAAGGATTTTACAGGATGCTGAGGAACAGTCTAAATGGGCTAAACAGAGCAGAATATTTTTGGAACTTGCAGTCATAAAGATGTGTAGAATAGAGTATGATACCTCAAAGGAAGTAATTCTTGCAAGGCTAAATAAGATTGAAGACATGGTTAAAAATAGAGGAACAGTACTACAGAGTCAGAGCACTCCAAAAGAGAGCGTAAATAAACGTAAGACAGAAGAAAATAGTATAAGGAAAGAAAAACCAGAGGAAAGTAAAAGTGTTATATTAGAAGAAAATTCAAACTCAAAATTAACATTGGGTGATGTGAAAAAAAGTTGGAAAGATATACTTGAGACTTTTAAAAGTAGAAGACATATGGTATTGTTTGCAGCACTTACAACTGGAGAAATTGTTAATTGCAAGAATGGGATCATAACAATAAAATACGGTAAGGATTATGCATTTAACAAAAAAAGGCTTGAAAAATCTGAAAATAAGAAGATAGTAGAGGATATTTTTTCAGAAATATTTAAGGAAAGAGTATACATTAAATATCAGATTGAGAATGACACAGTTTTGGATACAGAAAAATCTCAGGAGAAAATGCTCAAGGATACATTTGGAGACAGTGTGTTTAAGGTTATTGATGAATAA
- a CDS encoding YbaB/EbfC family nucleoid-associated protein, with product MARGGYPNFGGGNMNNLMKQAQKFQKQMQEMQEDLQNKEFTATVGGGAVVATANGKKRIVDIKIKEEVVDPDDVEMLQDLILSACNEALKKAENETESEMKKLTGGLNIPGMF from the coding sequence ATGGCAAGAGGTGGATATCCTAATTTCGGCGGAGGAAATATGAATAACTTAATGAAACAGGCACAAAAGTTTCAAAAGCAAATGCAGGAAATGCAGGAGGATCTTCAAAATAAAGAATTTACGGCAACAGTTGGCGGCGGAGCAGTAGTTGCAACTGCAAATGGTAAAAAGAGAATAGTTGACATAAAAATAAAAGAAGAAGTTGTGGATCCTGATGATGTTGAAATGCTTCAAGATCTTATATTAAGTGCATGTAATGAAGCACTTAAAAAAGCTGAGAATGAAACTGAATCAGAAATGAAAAAATTAACAGGAGGACTTAATATTCCTGGAATGTTTTAG
- the recR gene encoding recombination mediator RecR: MDFYPVVIEKLIEEFAKLPGIGYKTAQRLTFYVLNLPQEEVREFADALIKARGTIKYCSVCGNFTDTDPCAICSNPNRDKSVICVVEQPKDIIAMEKVREFNGLYHVLHGNISPMAGRGPDDIKLKELVRRMNGEIKEVIVATNPNVEGEATAMYISKILNPLGVKVTRIAHGVPVGGDLEYADEVTLSKALEGRTEI, translated from the coding sequence TTGGATTTTTATCCTGTGGTCATAGAAAAACTTATAGAGGAATTTGCAAAACTTCCAGGTATAGGATATAAAACAGCACAGAGACTTACATTTTATGTGCTTAATCTTCCTCAAGAAGAAGTTAGAGAATTTGCAGATGCACTTATTAAAGCAAGAGGCACTATAAAGTACTGTTCTGTCTGTGGAAATTTTACTGATACTGATCCATGTGCCATATGTTCGAATCCAAATAGAGATAAAAGCGTCATATGTGTTGTTGAACAGCCAAAGGATATTATAGCTATGGAAAAAGTGAGGGAGTTTAATGGTTTGTATCATGTGCTTCACGGAAATATATCACCCATGGCTGGAAGAGGACCAGATGATATAAAATTAAAGGAACTCGTAAGAAGAATGAATGGAGAAATAAAGGAAGTTATAGTCGCTACTAACCCCAATGTAGAGGGGGAAGCTACAGCTATGTACATATCAAAAATATTAAATCCTTTGGGCGTAAAGGTTACACGTATAGCACATGGAGTACCGGTTGGCGGGGATCTTGAATATGCAGATGAAGTAACCTTATCTAAAGCACTTGAAGGTAGAACAGAGATATAG
- a CDS encoding YaaL family protein gives MNKGVIAQYIIKKSKLQRNDGDFKLLEDIEMARKELENFRLYFDNVKDPRLVDYAIYMEEAAKAKYIYLLNKAKKNGLKINGSNVLRKVKVG, from the coding sequence ATGAATAAAGGTGTAATAGCACAATATATTATTAAAAAATCTAAATTACAACGAAATGACGGAGATTTTAAGTTACTTGAAGATATAGAAATGGCAAGAAAAGAACTTGAAAATTTTAGACTATATTTTGATAATGTAAAAGATCCGAGGCTTGTAGATTATGCTATATATATGGAAGAGGCTGCAAAAGCAAAATATATATATTTACTTAACAAGGCAAAGAAAAATGGATTAAAGATTAATGGTAGCAATGTTCTTAGAAAGGTAAAAGTTGGCTAA